A single window of Halobacterium jilantaiense DNA harbors:
- a CDS encoding YeeE/YedE family protein produces the protein MVADPVPLLSAAELFPNGVSRYAVGGLLVGLGALVIYVGTGIPAGASTFLESTLSYVSGQSRFQRYVGSRDWRVLFTLGIVLGGTLFAATVQSGVVTSSLYAAGSTGELYDVGGVTLWSTGVQPWRLFLGGILVGVGTRVGKGCTSGHGVCGVGSASKTSLVGVATFLTVAIGTAQVVAALGVSP, from the coding sequence ATGGTCGCTGACCCAGTCCCGCTGCTGTCAGCCGCAGAGCTGTTCCCGAACGGCGTCAGCCGGTACGCCGTCGGCGGCCTGCTGGTCGGCCTCGGCGCGCTCGTCATCTACGTCGGCACCGGCATCCCCGCCGGCGCGAGCACGTTCCTCGAGTCGACGCTGTCGTACGTCTCCGGGCAGTCCCGGTTCCAGCGCTACGTCGGCTCCCGGGACTGGCGCGTGCTGTTCACGCTCGGCATCGTCCTCGGCGGCACGCTGTTCGCCGCGACGGTGCAGTCCGGCGTCGTCACCAGTTCGCTGTACGCGGCCGGCAGCACTGGGGAACTGTACGACGTCGGCGGTGTGACGCTCTGGTCGACGGGCGTCCAGCCGTGGCGGCTGTTCCTCGGCGGTATCCTCGTCGGCGTCGGCACGCGCGTCGGCAAGGGCTGTACGTCCGGTCACGGCGTCTGCGGCGTCGGTTCGGCGTCGAAGACCTCGCTGGTCGGCGTCGCCACCTTCCTCACCGTCGCTATCGGGACTGCGCAGGTCGTCGCCGCACTGGGGGTGAGCCCGTAG
- a CDS encoding LolA-like protein, whose translation MRRRALVAVCVALLVATAGCSALGGGDGAQPTESEQSVHERVAAATQDVATYGVEFRMNITANGETLQLTQEGVYNRTSERARLNMSVYGTPATSYFDGETAYVTSGGQWQVQNLSGSGLWAENGTLARQRTLLDVGSVSVVGNETVDGVETTVYAVDADPEAYQSLLGQQVGTTESVGIQNATYRLYVADETDRPRKAELSMTVATRGQSSQANVTILFSEYGEPVRVTIPEDAPTDESA comes from the coding sequence ATGCGACGACGAGCCCTCGTTGCGGTCTGTGTCGCCCTCCTCGTGGCCACGGCTGGCTGCAGCGCGCTCGGCGGCGGCGACGGAGCGCAGCCGACCGAGTCCGAGCAGTCCGTCCACGAACGCGTCGCGGCCGCCACGCAGGACGTAGCGACCTACGGCGTGGAGTTCCGGATGAACATCACCGCGAACGGCGAGACCCTCCAGCTCACTCAGGAGGGCGTCTACAACAGGACCAGCGAGCGCGCCCGGCTGAACATGTCGGTCTACGGGACGCCCGCCACGTCGTACTTCGACGGCGAGACGGCGTACGTCACCTCCGGCGGCCAGTGGCAGGTCCAGAATCTCTCCGGAAGCGGCCTCTGGGCCGAGAACGGCACGCTCGCCCGCCAGCGTACGCTGCTGGACGTCGGGAGCGTCTCCGTCGTCGGTAACGAGACCGTCGACGGCGTCGAGACGACGGTGTACGCCGTGGACGCCGACCCCGAGGCGTACCAGTCGCTGCTCGGTCAGCAGGTGGGCACGACCGAGAGCGTCGGCATCCAGAACGCGACCTACCGGCTGTACGTCGCCGACGAGACCGACCGGCCGCGGAAGGCCGAACTGTCCATGACCGTGGCCACCCGGGGACAGTCCTCGCAGGCGAACGTCACCATCCTGTTCTCGGAGTACGGCGAGCCGGTTCGCGTCACCATCCCGGAGGACGCGCCGACGGACGAGTCCGCCTGA
- a CDS encoding sulfurtransferase TusA family protein yields the protein MSTEFDITETLDVKGASCPMPVVKTKSAIDDLAGGDVLEVLATDAGSMSDIEGWAAGTEGVELLDQSEGDDVYRHYVRKTE from the coding sequence ATGAGTACCGAATTCGACATCACCGAGACGCTCGACGTGAAAGGCGCATCGTGTCCCATGCCGGTCGTGAAGACGAAGTCCGCCATCGACGACCTCGCTGGCGGCGACGTGCTGGAAGTGCTCGCGACCGACGCCGGGAGCATGAGCGACATCGAGGGCTGGGCGGCCGGCACCGAGGGCGTCGAACTCCTCGACCAGAGCGAGGGCGACGACGTCTACAGACACTACGTCCGCAAGACGGAGTGA
- a CDS encoding DUF302 domain-containing protein, whose amino-acid sequence MTLPIDPRKLDPEDFGEAQATLDMDHEAAIEHVRDVFTDAGFGIPVEFSPSEMLNEKVDADRDPYYVLGACNPEVADRALDATDNKLGALMPCNVVVWAEEPGRQRVYHVSIMRIARLVGMAPDDDEMADIVATTGELVDDAFENL is encoded by the coding sequence ATGACGCTCCCAATCGACCCGCGCAAGCTCGACCCGGAGGACTTCGGCGAAGCACAGGCGACCCTCGATATGGACCACGAGGCGGCAATCGAACACGTCCGTGACGTGTTCACCGACGCCGGGTTCGGCATCCCCGTCGAGTTCTCGCCGTCCGAGATGCTGAACGAGAAAGTCGACGCGGACCGCGACCCCTACTACGTGCTGGGGGCCTGCAACCCCGAGGTCGCCGACCGCGCGCTCGACGCGACCGACAACAAACTCGGCGCGCTCATGCCCTGCAACGTCGTCGTCTGGGCGGAGGAACCCGGCCGGCAGCGCGTCTACCACGTCTCCATCATGCGCATCGCGCGGCTCGTCGGGATGGCTCCCGACGACGACGAGATGGCGGACATCGTCGCCACCACCGGCGAACTCGTCGACGACGCGTTCGAGAACCTCTAG
- a CDS encoding class-III pyridoxal-phosphate-dependent aminotransferase: MDRETAEPNVRSMPGEKAEQWASHHHEHAAPSTYVYEFVWDITEDAIGPFCTDVDGNVLMDFTSHVAAAPFGYNNPKIMDRLEKFDLVDPLKIAGQDFYASGGGSPEDPDTPTSTQLLDRLTDITEHYDLDTVFLSNTGAEAVENAIKICYANGGHRAFTFDGAFHGRTLGALSLNRSKRVHRKGYPELGGVVSVPYCACDGECTCGWKTNGPGGNVIADKLHPKRGVVDPEEVAYLIMEPQQGEGGYRVPNESFTEDIVDLQHEYDLKVISDEIQAGLGRTGELWGIDHTPIEPDVITSAKGLRVGATIANEDLFPSETGRLSSTWGAGDIVAAAQGVATIDAITSDGVLDNVEARGQQVNDILHDADPDFVEDVRGRGLMLAVEFDTKERREAVVHACLERGLLVLGCGYKTVRLLPPLDVTEREIDLALDIFLEALDDPEVRHAGTSKVDAENPA, encoded by the coding sequence ATGGACCGGGAAACCGCCGAGCCGAACGTCCGGAGCATGCCGGGGGAGAAGGCCGAGCAGTGGGCGAGCCACCACCACGAGCACGCCGCACCCTCCACGTACGTCTACGAGTTCGTCTGGGACATCACCGAGGACGCCATCGGCCCGTTCTGCACGGACGTCGACGGCAACGTCCTCATGGACTTCACGAGCCACGTCGCCGCGGCACCGTTCGGGTACAACAACCCGAAAATCATGGACCGCCTCGAGAAGTTCGACCTCGTCGACCCGCTGAAGATTGCGGGCCAGGACTTCTACGCGAGCGGCGGCGGCAGCCCGGAGGACCCCGACACGCCGACGTCCACGCAGCTACTCGACCGGCTCACGGACATCACCGAGCACTACGACCTCGACACCGTCTTCCTCTCGAACACGGGCGCTGAGGCCGTCGAGAACGCCATCAAAATCTGTTACGCGAACGGCGGCCACCGTGCGTTCACGTTCGACGGCGCGTTCCACGGCCGCACCCTCGGCGCGCTCTCCCTGAACCGCTCGAAGAGGGTTCACCGCAAGGGCTACCCCGAACTCGGCGGCGTCGTCTCCGTACCGTACTGCGCCTGTGACGGCGAATGCACGTGTGGCTGGAAGACCAACGGCCCCGGCGGGAACGTCATCGCGGACAAACTCCACCCGAAGCGCGGCGTCGTCGACCCCGAGGAGGTCGCCTACCTCATCATGGAGCCCCAGCAGGGCGAGGGCGGCTACCGCGTCCCCAACGAGTCGTTCACCGAGGACATCGTCGACCTCCAGCACGAGTACGACCTCAAAGTCATTAGCGACGAGATTCAGGCCGGACTCGGCCGCACCGGCGAACTCTGGGGCATCGACCACACGCCCATCGAGCCGGACGTCATCACGTCCGCGAAGGGCCTGCGAGTCGGCGCTACCATCGCCAACGAGGACCTCTTCCCGAGCGAGACCGGCCGGCTGTCCTCGACGTGGGGAGCAGGTGACATCGTCGCCGCCGCGCAGGGGGTCGCCACCATCGACGCCATCACGAGCGACGGCGTCCTCGACAACGTCGAGGCGCGCGGTCAGCAGGTCAACGACATCCTCCACGACGCCGACCCGGACTTCGTCGAGGACGTCCGCGGCCGCGGCCTGATGCTCGCCGTCGAGTTCGACACGAAGGAGCGCCGCGAGGCCGTCGTCCACGCGTGTCTCGAACGCGGGCTGCTCGTCCTCGGCTGCGGCTACAAGACCGTCCGGCTGCTCCCGCCGCTGGACGTCACCGAGCGCGAAATCGACCTCGCGCTCGACATCTTCCTCGAAGCCCTCGACGACCCCGAGGTCCGCCACGCCGGCACCTCGAAGGTCGACGCCGAGAACCCCGCGTAA
- a CDS encoding DsrE/DsrF/DrsH-like family protein — MSTDTPDAADDAPTRAELAARVGELEDALADATSDDGQKQMSIIATKGTLDMAYPPLILASTAAAFGYDVTVFHTFWGLDILHEEKSGDLQLSSVGNPNMPVPNVVGALPGMDRVTTSMMEKRIEDNDTATIEELLETNLDMGVEFQACQMTIDLLDYDEDDFYDGVTTGVGAATALQDMADAEIQLLV; from the coding sequence ATGAGCACGGACACTCCCGACGCGGCCGACGACGCCCCCACGCGTGCGGAACTGGCCGCGCGGGTGGGCGAACTCGAGGACGCGCTCGCCGACGCCACCAGCGACGACGGCCAGAAGCAGATGAGCATCATCGCGACGAAGGGCACCCTGGACATGGCGTACCCGCCGCTCATCCTCGCCAGCACCGCGGCCGCGTTCGGCTACGACGTGACCGTCTTCCACACGTTCTGGGGGCTGGACATCCTCCACGAGGAGAAGTCCGGCGACCTCCAGTTGAGTTCGGTCGGCAACCCCAACATGCCGGTCCCGAACGTCGTCGGCGCGCTCCCCGGCATGGACCGCGTCACCACCTCGATGATGGAGAAGCGAATCGAGGACAACGACACCGCCACCATCGAGGAACTGCTGGAGACCAACCTCGACATGGGCGTCGAGTTCCAGGCCTGCCAGATGACCATCGACCTGCTGGACTACGACGAGGACGACTTCTACGACGGCGTCACAACCGGCGTCGGCGCGGCCACCGCGCTCCAGGACATGGCCGACGCCGAGATCCAGTTGCTCGTCTGA
- a CDS encoding plastocyanin/azurin family copper-binding protein: MEPPATSGLTRRDVLRGAASATALGLAGCLGGGGSESSDASGDIADALDAPDGTEVVEVGPDDEYVYAPDDLTVAPGTAVRFVWLSSGHDLNVKRQPATADWTGVQKLASRGATHEVTFDATGVYEYVCTPHASYGMRGRVRVDPDA, from the coding sequence GTGGAGCCGCCAGCGACGAGTGGTCTAACGCGGCGGGACGTTCTGCGCGGCGCGGCGAGCGCTACCGCACTCGGGCTCGCGGGCTGTCTCGGCGGAGGCGGCTCGGAGTCCAGCGACGCGAGCGGGGACATCGCGGACGCGCTCGACGCTCCCGACGGGACCGAGGTGGTCGAGGTCGGGCCGGACGACGAGTACGTGTACGCGCCCGACGACCTGACTGTCGCACCCGGGACCGCGGTCCGGTTCGTGTGGCTGTCGAGCGGCCACGACCTCAACGTGAAGCGCCAGCCCGCCACCGCCGACTGGACGGGCGTCCAGAAGCTGGCGTCACGGGGGGCGACACACGAGGTGACCTTCGACGCGACTGGGGTCTACGAGTACGTCTGCACGCCCCACGCGAGCTACGGGATGCGAGGGCGAGTGCGAGTCGACCCCGACGCGTGA
- a CDS encoding YeeE/YedE family protein, which yields MSGDRQPLFKPLVFVGGLIFGFGLGFSHMARPEVVLHFLQFEDLGLPFVMFGAAVVTGVGFAVMPRLRDAAPLTGSPYERRLKSFDRNVLVGGAVFGVGWGLSGICPGAAYASLGVGNVTILWALAGMFLGAYAQGYWRSRSRASDPAATSAD from the coding sequence GTGAGCGGCGACCGACAGCCGCTGTTCAAACCGCTGGTGTTCGTCGGTGGTCTGATATTCGGGTTCGGGCTCGGCTTCAGCCACATGGCCCGCCCGGAGGTCGTCCTGCACTTCCTGCAGTTCGAGGACCTCGGGCTGCCGTTCGTCATGTTCGGCGCGGCCGTCGTCACCGGCGTCGGCTTCGCAGTCATGCCGCGACTCCGCGACGCCGCGCCGCTCACCGGGTCGCCGTACGAGCGCCGGCTCAAGTCCTTCGACCGGAACGTCCTCGTCGGCGGCGCTGTCTTCGGCGTCGGCTGGGGGCTGTCCGGCATCTGTCCGGGAGCCGCGTACGCGAGCCTCGGTGTCGGTAACGTCACCATCCTCTGGGCGCTCGCCGGGATGTTCCTCGGCGCGTACGCCCAGGGCTACTGGCGGAGCCGCAGCCGAGCCAGCGACCCCGCAGCGACGAGCGCAGACTGA
- a CDS encoding MBL fold metallo-hydrolase: MNPDDFPTPDVDVESVDPESLKDRIDASEDVTVLDARMQSEYEQWHVDGESVTSINAPYFEFLDEDIDDDVLDQIPDDREVTVLCAKGGASEYVAGTLAERGYDVDHLEDGMNGWASIYDAVEVERYDGSGTLLQYQRPSSGCLGYLLYDDGEAAVVDPLRAFTDRYLDDAADLGVDLQYALDTHIHADHISGVRALDDEGVEGVIPEAAADRGVTYADDLTTAADGDTFAVGDATVETVATPGHTSGMTSYLLGGSLLATGDGLFVESVARPDLEAGDEGAPAAARQLYESLQERVLALPDDTLVGGAHFSDAAEAADDGTYTAPIGDLVEDMDALTMDEDDFVDLVLADMPPRPANYEDIIATNLGQQSVDDEEAFALELGPNNCAASQNSLAGD; this comes from the coding sequence ATGAACCCAGACGACTTCCCGACGCCCGACGTCGACGTGGAATCCGTCGACCCCGAGTCGCTCAAGGACCGCATCGACGCCAGCGAGGACGTCACGGTCCTCGACGCGCGCATGCAGTCGGAGTACGAGCAGTGGCACGTCGACGGCGAGTCCGTCACGTCCATCAACGCCCCGTACTTCGAGTTCCTCGACGAGGACATCGACGACGACGTCCTCGATCAGATTCCCGACGACCGCGAGGTCACGGTCCTGTGCGCGAAAGGCGGGGCCAGCGAGTACGTCGCGGGCACGCTCGCGGAGCGCGGCTACGACGTCGACCACCTCGAGGACGGCATGAACGGCTGGGCGAGCATCTACGACGCCGTCGAAGTCGAGCGCTACGACGGCTCCGGAACGCTCCTCCAGTACCAGCGCCCGTCCTCGGGCTGTCTGGGCTATCTCCTCTACGACGACGGCGAGGCCGCGGTCGTCGACCCGCTGCGCGCGTTCACCGACCGCTACCTCGACGACGCCGCCGACCTCGGCGTCGACCTCCAGTACGCGCTGGACACGCACATCCACGCCGACCACATCTCCGGCGTCCGCGCGCTCGACGACGAGGGAGTCGAGGGCGTCATCCCCGAGGCCGCCGCCGACCGCGGCGTCACGTACGCGGACGACCTCACGACGGCCGCCGACGGCGACACCTTCGCGGTCGGCGACGCCACCGTCGAGACCGTCGCCACGCCCGGCCACACCTCCGGGATGACTTCGTACCTGCTCGGTGGCAGCCTGCTCGCGACCGGCGACGGGCTGTTCGTCGAGAGCGTCGCCCGCCCCGACCTCGAAGCGGGCGACGAGGGCGCGCCCGCTGCCGCCCGCCAGCTCTACGAGTCGCTCCAGGAGCGCGTGCTCGCGCTGCCCGACGACACGCTCGTCGGCGGCGCGCACTTCAGTGACGCGGCCGAGGCGGCCGACGACGGCACCTACACTGCCCCCATCGGCGACCTCGTCGAGGACATGGACGCGCTCACGATGGACGAAGACGACTTCGTGGACCTCGTCCTCGCGGACATGCCGCCGCGCCCGGCGAACTACGAGGACATCATCGCGACCAACCTCGGCCAGCAGTCCGTCGACGACGAGGAGGCGTTCGCGCTCGAACTCGGCCCGAACAACTGCGCCGCGAGCCAGAACTCGCTCGCGGGTGACTGA
- a CDS encoding methyl-accepting chemotaxis protein, translating into MGATGTADSGRGEQVGGWQRAIEDVVKYTPSGDTIPDEAWRRRHRNIIVLLLAHVPFLLALGLYEGTESVVTGATIPATPLPLVALELGILLAFAGLASVSRFPRRARTALASTGILAASVVLVQFSGGYIEAHFHFFVGMAIIAIYEDWLPFALGLTYVVFTHGVFGMINPERVYNHAAAISNPWVWGFIHGVFVLMLASALMTNWYSTEKSREQSRQRLQEAREKADEVENLEEKQAEIEAEKAEAERVKAEAEEAKAEAEARQQEVAELNDHLEETASAYSAAMRRAANGDLGVRVESDPESEAMAEIAAAFNEMMVETEGAMREIQTFADTVAAASEEAEAGADEAERASGEVSESVQEIAGASDEQRDMLETVTGEMTDLSAAIEEVAASADSVAEHSHQTAEIAKAGESTAEDAIENSREVQTAVNQTVDNVEGLDEQMAEIGNIVELIGDIAEQTNMLALNANIEAARADKDGDGFAVVANEVKDLAEETRESAEDIETLIDDLQAQTSTTVKEAQAAERSMVAGIEAVEEVRDAFSEVSDHAEETDTGVQEISETTDDQAASTEEAVSMAEEVADLSESTATEAQNASAAAEEQAASMSEVSGNVASLSEQAERLQSLLSDFEVGAGDAPEEATTLTDGGEFVAAERRTDGRPE; encoded by the coding sequence ATGGGCGCGACTGGTACGGCGGACAGCGGCAGGGGAGAACAAGTCGGCGGGTGGCAGCGGGCCATCGAGGACGTCGTGAAGTACACACCGAGCGGGGACACGATTCCGGACGAGGCGTGGCGACGGCGTCACCGCAACATCATCGTGCTGTTGCTGGCACACGTCCCGTTCCTGCTCGCGCTGGGACTCTACGAGGGCACGGAGTCGGTGGTCACGGGGGCGACCATCCCGGCGACGCCGCTGCCGCTCGTCGCGCTCGAACTCGGCATCCTGCTGGCGTTCGCGGGACTGGCGAGTGTCTCACGGTTCCCCCGGCGCGCTCGCACGGCGCTGGCGTCGACCGGCATCCTGGCGGCGTCGGTCGTGCTCGTGCAGTTCTCCGGCGGCTACATCGAGGCCCACTTCCACTTCTTCGTCGGGATGGCTATCATCGCCATCTACGAGGACTGGCTGCCGTTCGCGCTCGGGCTCACGTACGTCGTGTTCACGCACGGCGTCTTCGGGATGATAAACCCCGAGCGCGTCTACAACCACGCCGCGGCCATCAGTAACCCCTGGGTGTGGGGGTTCATCCACGGCGTGTTCGTGTTGATGCTGGCGAGCGCGCTGATGACGAACTGGTACTCGACGGAGAAGTCCCGCGAGCAGTCCAGACAGCGCCTCCAGGAGGCCCGCGAGAAGGCCGACGAGGTCGAGAACCTCGAGGAGAAGCAGGCCGAAATCGAGGCCGAGAAGGCCGAAGCCGAGCGCGTGAAGGCCGAAGCCGAGGAGGCGAAGGCCGAGGCCGAGGCGCGCCAGCAGGAGGTCGCGGAGCTCAACGACCACCTGGAGGAGACGGCCAGCGCGTACAGCGCCGCGATGCGGCGGGCGGCCAACGGCGACCTCGGGGTTCGCGTCGAGTCCGACCCCGAGAGCGAGGCGATGGCGGAGATCGCCGCGGCGTTCAACGAGATGATGGTCGAAACCGAGGGCGCGATGCGGGAGATTCAGACGTTCGCGGACACGGTCGCGGCGGCCAGCGAGGAAGCCGAAGCGGGTGCCGACGAGGCCGAACGCGCGAGCGGCGAGGTCAGCGAGTCCGTCCAAGAGATTGCGGGCGCTTCCGACGAGCAACGCGACATGCTGGAGACCGTCACCGGCGAGATGACCGACCTGTCGGCGGCCATCGAGGAGGTGGCGGCGTCCGCGGACTCCGTGGCCGAACACTCTCACCAGACCGCCGAAATCGCGAAGGCCGGCGAGTCGACGGCCGAGGACGCCATCGAGAACTCTCGCGAGGTCCAGACCGCGGTCAATCAGACGGTCGACAACGTCGAGGGGCTCGACGAGCAGATGGCGGAGATCGGCAACATCGTGGAGCTCATCGGCGACATCGCGGAGCAGACGAACATGCTCGCGCTGAACGCGAACATCGAGGCCGCCCGCGCAGACAAGGACGGCGACGGCTTCGCGGTCGTGGCGAACGAAGTGAAAGACCTCGCGGAGGAGACCCGGGAGTCCGCTGAGGACATCGAGACGCTCATCGACGACCTCCAGGCCCAGACGTCGACGACCGTTAAGGAGGCGCAGGCGGCCGAACGCTCGATGGTCGCCGGCATCGAAGCTGTCGAGGAGGTCCGGGACGCGTTCTCGGAGGTCTCGGACCACGCCGAGGAGACGGACACCGGCGTCCAGGAGATCAGCGAGACGACCGACGACCAGGCGGCGAGCACGGAGGAGGCTGTGTCGATGGCCGAGGAGGTCGCGGACCTCAGCGAGTCGACCGCCACCGAAGCCCAGAACGCGTCGGCGGCCGCCGAAGAGCAGGCGGCGTCGATGTCCGAGGTCAGCGGGAACGTCGCGTCGCTCAGCGAGCAGGCCGAGCGACTCCAGTCGCTGCTGTCCGACTTCGAGGTCGGCGCGGGCGACGCGCCGGAGGAAGCGACGACGCTGACGGACGGCGGCGAGTTCGTCGCTGCGGAGCGACGGACCGACGGCCGGCCGGAGTAG
- a CDS encoding HhH-GPD family protein: MTDGDGEWALPEDTEDVRAALVEWYEADHRSFPWRETTDPYEILVSEVMSQQTQLSRVEDAWHAFLDQWPTTTDLAAAERGEVVGFWSDHSLGYNNRAKYLHEAAQQVESDYDGEFPDTPEELSELMGVGPYTANAVASFAFDNGDAVVDTNVKRVLYRVFGVPDDDAAFEAAANDLMPEGESRVWNNAVMELGGVACGKSPDCDAAGCPWREWCDAYQTGDFTAPDVPTQPDFEGSRRQFRGRVVRALSEHGELALDELGPRIRVDYAPDGSYGRDWLRGLLDDLADDGMVEVADGSGSTVARLQE, translated from the coding sequence ATGACCGACGGGGACGGGGAGTGGGCGCTCCCCGAGGACACCGAGGACGTGCGCGCGGCGCTGGTCGAGTGGTACGAGGCCGACCACCGGTCGTTCCCGTGGCGGGAGACCACCGACCCCTACGAGATTCTCGTCTCGGAGGTGATGAGCCAGCAGACCCAGCTCTCCCGCGTCGAGGACGCCTGGCACGCGTTCCTCGACCAGTGGCCGACGACGACCGACCTCGCGGCGGCCGAGCGTGGCGAGGTCGTGGGGTTCTGGTCCGACCACAGCCTCGGGTACAACAACCGCGCAAAGTACCTCCACGAGGCCGCCCAGCAGGTCGAGAGCGACTACGACGGCGAGTTCCCGGATACACCGGAGGAGCTGTCGGAGCTGATGGGCGTCGGGCCGTACACCGCGAACGCCGTCGCGTCGTTCGCGTTCGACAACGGGGACGCCGTCGTCGACACGAACGTCAAGCGCGTGCTCTACCGCGTCTTCGGCGTCCCCGACGACGACGCGGCGTTCGAGGCGGCCGCGAACGACCTCATGCCCGAGGGCGAGTCCCGCGTCTGGAACAACGCCGTGATGGAACTCGGCGGCGTGGCCTGCGGGAAGTCGCCGGACTGCGACGCCGCCGGCTGTCCGTGGCGGGAGTGGTGTGACGCCTACCAGACCGGGGATTTCACCGCGCCGGACGTGCCGACCCAGCCGGACTTCGAGGGGAGCCGCCGGCAGTTCCGCGGCCGGGTGGTCCGCGCGCTGAGCGAACACGGCGAGCTGGCGCTGGACGAGCTGGGGCCGCGAATCCGCGTGGATTACGCGCCGGACGGCAGCTACGGCCGAGACTGGCTCCGGGGGCTGCTCGACGACCTCGCGGACGACGGGATGGTCGAGGTGGCCGACGGGAGCGGGTCGACGGTCGCCCGACTGCAGGAGTGA
- a CDS encoding MgtC/SapB family protein, which produces MYVSGVGPTVETLTAAPLDSQVVRIAVAVALGLFLGLEREWSQKAAGIRTFALVSVLGTIFTMVDTERCTEAAGACSPILSGMGSLFVIVLAGVLMFSGMREDDESLHLTTAVSMVVAYGVGVLVALGAVLPATVVAVTSSILLVFKRELHDFAWGLSRQELRSTTEFAILAFVVYPVLPAGSVTLGSGTWAVEVEPRVVWLMVVFVAGIGIVNYVVVQTYGGRGIAVTGFFGGLASSTAVVGTMLDHVDERSDATAYAVAGVLLANAAMALRNLLIVVVFTLSAGVLLEGTIPLLTIVVGSVAVAGLTADWTKDVEMDLESPFSMRNALGFGAMFLVVVVAGGLAETQFGSAGLFVTAVVSGLVSSAGATTSAVVLYRTGAISAGAATIAVLLATASSIGVKVALSGTSPNRSFAVRVAGYSAGLLAAGAVTAVAVAL; this is translated from the coding sequence ATGTACGTCTCGGGAGTGGGCCCGACAGTGGAGACGTTGACCGCCGCGCCGCTCGACAGCCAGGTCGTCCGCATCGCCGTCGCCGTCGCGCTCGGGCTGTTCCTCGGGCTGGAGCGCGAGTGGTCACAGAAGGCCGCCGGCATCCGGACGTTCGCGCTCGTGAGCGTCCTCGGCACCATCTTCACAATGGTGGACACGGAGCGCTGCACGGAGGCGGCCGGCGCGTGCTCGCCCATCCTCTCCGGCATGGGGTCGCTGTTCGTCATCGTGCTCGCGGGCGTCCTGATGTTCTCGGGGATGCGCGAGGACGACGAGAGCCTCCACCTCACGACGGCCGTCAGCATGGTGGTCGCGTACGGCGTCGGCGTGCTCGTCGCGCTCGGTGCCGTGCTGCCTGCGACCGTCGTCGCCGTGACGAGCTCCATCCTGCTCGTGTTCAAGCGAGAACTCCACGACTTCGCGTGGGGGCTGTCCCGCCAGGAACTGCGCTCGACGACGGAGTTCGCCATCCTCGCGTTCGTCGTCTATCCGGTGTTGCCGGCGGGGTCGGTCACGCTCGGGTCCGGCACGTGGGCGGTCGAAGTCGAGCCCCGCGTCGTCTGGCTGATGGTGGTGTTCGTCGCCGGCATCGGCATCGTGAACTACGTCGTCGTGCAGACGTACGGCGGCCGCGGCATCGCCGTCACGGGCTTCTTCGGCGGGCTGGCGTCCTCGACGGCGGTCGTCGGGACGATGCTCGACCACGTCGACGAGCGCTCGGACGCCACCGCCTACGCCGTCGCGGGCGTGCTGCTGGCGAACGCCGCGATGGCGCTCCGGAACCTCCTCATCGTCGTCGTGTTCACGCTGTCGGCCGGCGTGCTGCTTGAGGGCACCATCCCCCTGCTGACCATCGTCGTCGGGAGCGTCGCGGTCGCCGGGCTGACTGCGGACTGGACGAAAGACGTCGAGATGGACCTCGAGAGCCCGTTCTCGATGCGGAACGCGCTCGGCTTCGGCGCGATGTTCCTCGTCGTCGTGGTCGCGGGCGGGCTCGCGGAGACCCAGTTCGGGTCCGCCGGCCTGTTCGTCACGGCGGTCGTCTCCGGGCTGGTGTCGAGCGCGGGCGCGACGACGTCCGCAGTCGTCCTCTACCGGACGGGCGCGATATCTGCGGGCGCGGCGACCATCGCCGTGCTACTGGCCACCGCTAGCTCCATCGGCGTGAAGGTGGCGCTGTCGGGGACCAGCCCGAACCGGTCGTTCGCCGTCCGCGTCGCCGGCTACAGTGCTGGACTGCTGGCTGCGGGCGCAGTCACGGCAGTCGCCGTCGCGTTGTAA
- a CDS encoding YgaP family membrane protein produces the protein MKNNVGAADRQTRLVVGVLLLVAGLASLGGLLGLGTTVGAGLSLVGVVLIATGLVRVCLVYRVLGVDTSDTR, from the coding sequence ATGAAGAACAACGTTGGGGCTGCCGACAGACAGACTCGTCTGGTCGTCGGTGTACTGCTGCTGGTCGCAGGACTCGCGTCCCTCGGCGGCCTGCTCGGCCTCGGAACGACGGTCGGTGCCGGTCTGTCGCTCGTCGGCGTCGTCCTGATCGCCACCGGACTCGTCCGGGTCTGTCTGGTGTATCGCGTTCTCGGCGTCGATACGTCCGACACTCGGTGA